One genomic region from Arthrobacter sp. FB24 encodes:
- a CDS encoding PH domain-containing protein, whose translation MEAAAVTTWMFVTECPIPNDVMELMVPGEQPVAAYKTFRDSAIFTTKRLIVRDAQGITGKKVEVYSLPYSAINMWSSENAGTFDMDAELELWTRAGHIKIKVGKKADIRRLDMLIAHSVLGTQH comes from the coding sequence TTGGAGGCAGCAGCAGTGACCACATGGATGTTCGTCACCGAATGTCCGATCCCGAACGACGTCATGGAATTAATGGTCCCGGGCGAGCAACCAGTGGCCGCATATAAGACATTTCGCGATAGCGCCATCTTTACAACCAAGCGATTGATCGTCCGCGACGCCCAAGGAATCACCGGCAAGAAAGTGGAGGTGTATTCGCTGCCCTACTCTGCTATCAACATGTGGTCCTCGGAGAACGCCGGAACATTCGACATGGACGCTGAGCTTGAGCTATGGACGAGGGCTGGTCACATCAAAATTAAGGTGGGCAAGAAAGCGGACATACGTCGGTTGGATATGCTGATAGCCCATTCGGTGCTTGGTACCCAGCA
- a CDS encoding 4Fe-4S single cluster domain-containing protein, with amino-acid sequence MNDGHLQVARVLHGTTAEGPGLRSAVWFQGCSIQCKGCINPHLFNPRGGTRTPIAEIVDQAVAAGVEGLTLIGGEPFDQPASGAALAKAAQERGLGVIAFSGYEYESLLGRDDVTKAFLAATDLLVDGPYEARNPETRRALVGSSNQRFIHLTKRYKAYKPEVVTNRIDVRVRPNGSIDVAGFLDADGLKDLLQTTESSRAIRGRQA; translated from the coding sequence TTGAACGACGGGCACCTTCAGGTCGCGCGCGTTCTGCATGGCACCACCGCAGAAGGTCCGGGTCTACGGAGCGCGGTCTGGTTTCAGGGCTGCAGCATCCAGTGCAAGGGCTGCATCAATCCGCACCTGTTCAATCCCCGTGGTGGGACACGGACGCCCATTGCGGAAATTGTCGATCAGGCCGTCGCTGCGGGAGTTGAAGGGCTCACGCTTATCGGCGGCGAGCCTTTCGATCAGCCCGCAAGCGGTGCCGCTTTGGCAAAGGCGGCACAAGAGCGGGGTCTAGGAGTCATCGCGTTCTCCGGCTACGAGTACGAATCCCTGCTGGGCAGGGACGATGTCACCAAGGCCTTCCTCGCAGCGACGGACCTGCTTGTCGATGGTCCCTACGAGGCCCGAAACCCCGAAACCCGCCGCGCGCTGGTGGGCTCCAGCAACCAACGCTTCATCCACCTCACCAAACGATACAAAGCCTACAAGCCCGAGGTCGTTACCAACCGGATTGATGTTCGGGTGCGTCCGAATGGCTCCATCGACGTCGCAGGCTTCCTCGACGCGGACGGTCTCAAGGATCTTCTGCAGACAACGGAAAGCAGTAGGGCGATTCGCGGGAGGCAGGCTTGA
- a CDS encoding ComEA family DNA-binding protein — MTPEEKLCSRTWRLRNSAGLLWGILSFGLLTGVGLLIRGIKAKNKLWIRLGIGFLVLGVGLMVASGTFDGGTKEAPKTSVASTIWGWIWFTTFIGGLVASFVTNKKWLIWKAHTSDVKWYAQAGASQPAGGPPPARGYDPNAAASAFASAAPIVAPQASPNQALDVNTASSGDLVTALGVDQSTANCIIDARQSVGWFTSFEQLMSKAQVPPHLLIPHRSKLTFGAPQHSAPAPSPVTAPMNTGTQSARRLDL, encoded by the coding sequence ATGACTCCGGAAGAAAAACTCTGTTCACGCACGTGGCGTCTCCGAAACAGCGCCGGACTCCTCTGGGGCATCCTTTCCTTCGGCCTGTTGACTGGCGTCGGCTTGCTCATTCGCGGAATAAAGGCCAAGAACAAGCTGTGGATCAGACTGGGCATCGGATTTCTGGTGCTCGGAGTCGGCCTCATGGTGGCGTCAGGTACATTCGACGGCGGCACGAAAGAAGCGCCCAAAACCTCTGTGGCGAGCACCATCTGGGGATGGATCTGGTTCACGACCTTTATCGGCGGACTCGTGGCGTCCTTCGTTACCAACAAGAAGTGGCTGATCTGGAAGGCCCACACCAGCGACGTCAAATGGTACGCCCAAGCCGGAGCATCGCAGCCGGCAGGAGGCCCGCCCCCGGCCCGCGGATATGACCCCAACGCCGCGGCCTCTGCTTTCGCATCCGCGGCGCCGATTGTGGCTCCGCAGGCTTCACCCAACCAGGCCCTCGACGTGAACACAGCCTCCAGCGGTGATCTCGTCACAGCGTTAGGCGTGGACCAGTCAACAGCCAACTGCATCATTGACGCGCGGCAGAGCGTAGGCTGGTTTACTTCCTTCGAGCAGCTCATGTCAAAGGCCCAGGTGCCGCCCCACCTGCTCATCCCCCACCGGTCAAAGCTCACCTTCGGCGCCCCGCAGCACAGCGCGCCAGCCCCCTCACCGGTGACGGCGCCGATGAACACTGGGACCCAATCAGCTCGCCGACTCGACCTTTGA
- a CDS encoding DUF2997 domain-containing protein → MMQKKTFTITVSASGSITAEAHGPGPGCTDDLAAIQALLPDAVISDSRLTPAYYQSVNQEVDTQHLQYEADSER, encoded by the coding sequence ATGATGCAGAAGAAGACTTTTACCATCACCGTTTCGGCATCCGGGTCCATAACCGCCGAGGCCCACGGCCCGGGACCGGGCTGCACAGATGACCTCGCCGCGATCCAGGCTTTGTTGCCGGACGCGGTGATCTCCGATTCCCGGTTAACCCCGGCCTACTACCAATCCGTCAACCAAGAGGTTGACACCCAACACCTACAGTACGAGGCGGACAGCGAACGATGA